A single genomic interval of Chryseobacterium paludis harbors:
- a CDS encoding bacteriocin, whose amino-acid sequence MKKSDLLKRKLSKKELKEINGGNSNGCDMECLCINPGGDPYIGVCDIKGACC is encoded by the coding sequence ATGAAAAAATCAGACTTATTAAAACGAAAATTATCTAAAAAAGAACTAAAAGAAATTAATGGTGGTAATAGTAATGGCTGTGATATGGAATGCCTTTGCATTAACCCGGGGGGCGATCCCTATATTGGAGTTTGTGACATAAAAGGAGCGTGCTGTTAA
- a CDS encoding class IIb bacteriocin, lactobin A/cerein 7B family yields the protein MKKSSIQIKKLTKKELKEINGGFGPACPRVISCFDRHTGEELSGVYGIQDGYCC from the coding sequence ATGAAAAAATCAAGCATTCAAATCAAGAAATTGACTAAAAAAGAATTGAAGGAAATTAATGGTGGTTTTGGACCGGCTTGCCCAAGAGTAATCAGTTGTTTTGATCGCCATACCGGTGAAGAACTGAGTGGCGTTTATGGTATACAAGACGGATACTGCTGCTAA
- a CDS encoding TlpA disulfide reductase family protein, with protein sequence MKNSISILFLFLCFTISKAQQINVSSIKYEELEKRIQQEKDKLLVVNFWSTTCAPCIKELPYFMEVNNKHKDNPKFKMILVSLDRAVDKEKVIKFIKNKNLTTEVILLDDIKRMNTWIPRFEKDWDGNIPVTLFYKNGEKIFFNDGEMSKDELENTINKNLL encoded by the coding sequence ATGAAGAATTCAATAAGTATTTTATTTCTGTTCTTATGTTTTACCATTTCAAAGGCGCAGCAAATTAATGTTTCCTCTATAAAATATGAAGAGCTGGAAAAGCGTATTCAGCAGGAGAAAGATAAATTGCTTGTTGTCAATTTTTGGTCAACAACCTGTGCCCCTTGCATAAAGGAACTTCCTTATTTCATGGAGGTAAACAATAAGCATAAAGATAATCCAAAATTTAAAATGATCTTGGTTTCTTTGGATAGGGCGGTAGATAAAGAAAAGGTGATTAAATTTATAAAAAATAAAAACCTAACAACGGAAGTCATTTTGTTGGATGATATCAAAAGGATGAATACATGGATACCAAGGTTTGAAAAAGATTGGGATGGTAATATTCCGGTCACTTTATTTTATAAAAACGGCGAGAAAATATTTTTTAATGACGGCGAAATGAGTAAAGATGAGCTGGAGAATACGATTAACAAAAATTTACTTTAA
- a CDS encoding thioredoxin family protein, translating to MKNLKIIILTFIIGFGMLSFTTRDNDKKGTEKHPISLSNKGYEVGDEATDFKLKNIDGKMVSLSDYKNAKGFIVIFTCNHCPYAKKYEDRIIELDKKYKDQGYPVIAINPNDPNVQPEDGYKQMIERAKQKGFTFPYLVDEGQKIYPQYGATKTPHVFVLQKNNGKNIVKYIGAIDNNYDNPNDVSEYYAQDAVNSLIKGEPIKMTKTVAIGCTVKVKK from the coding sequence ATGAAAAATTTAAAGATTATCATACTAACTTTCATTATTGGTTTTGGAATGTTGAGTTTTACAACAAGAGATAACGATAAAAAAGGAACAGAGAAACATCCTATTTCTCTATCTAATAAAGGATATGAGGTGGGTGATGAGGCAACAGATTTTAAATTAAAAAACATTGATGGGAAAATGGTTTCCCTAAGTGACTATAAGAACGCAAAAGGCTTTATTGTCATTTTTACTTGTAATCATTGTCCTTATGCTAAAAAATATGAAGACCGGATTATAGAACTCGACAAAAAATATAAAGATCAGGGCTATCCTGTGATTGCTATTAACCCAAATGATCCGAACGTTCAACCTGAAGATGGATACAAGCAAATGATTGAAAGAGCTAAGCAAAAAGGATTTACTTTTCCCTATTTGGTAGATGAGGGACAGAAAATTTATCCTCAGTATGGAGCCACTAAAACACCGCATGTGTTTGTTCTGCAAAAGAATAATGGTAAAAATATTGTCAAATATATCGGAGCTATAGATAATAATTATGACAACCCGAATGACGTTTCAGAATATTACGCTCAGGATGCGGTAAATTCTTTGATAAAAGGAGAGCCTATAAAAATGACAAAAACTGTAGCTATAGGATGCACAGTGAAAGTAAAGAAATAA
- a CDS encoding ribosomal maturation YjgA family protein produces MKIKFNLKYLFLTILLFLTEVLIATVLKDIFFIRAYLGDVIVVILLYTFIKTFTIIDDQKLIVGIFIFSCVIELAQYFNIAEKIGFRKGSLMYIVIGNSFSWIDIACYAVGCLILYIIVKYKNYKLLLTTQG; encoded by the coding sequence ATGAAGATAAAATTTAATCTGAAATATCTCTTTCTAACAATTCTGTTGTTTCTGACAGAAGTTTTAATTGCGACCGTATTAAAAGATATTTTCTTTATAAGAGCTTATTTGGGGGATGTTATTGTCGTGATTCTTCTGTATACTTTTATCAAAACTTTCACTATAATTGATGATCAAAAACTTATTGTAGGGATTTTTATCTTTTCTTGTGTTATAGAACTAGCTCAATATTTCAATATTGCAGAAAAAATAGGCTTCCGAAAAGGAAGCCTTATGTATATTGTCATTGGAAATTCATTTTCCTGGATTGATATTGCATGTTATGCAGTCGGATGTTTAATTCTTTATATCATTGTAAAATATAAAAATTATAAACTGCTACTGACTACTCAAGGCTAA
- a CDS encoding YARHG domain-containing protein, producing MKILNYALIPLLTVSLLSCKKDAKNTSSSSDSLTAKKDSVIIPEIHKEYYGIYTGDFAGMEKMLDESDGSEYDGSILKRISLKINKITKDSVYGQSIVNGNQRPFRGIFNEATKSFVLDEPGSDKTDGRFEVKLNNDSLSGKWTAFNKTAVKASSKTLRLAKKDFVYNPNFMLDEDSDLVDWTNPKSFVEKYKDEETGKTESYTTSKNRVATEAIFKINASKQKLTEKDIKNLRKLDMEIIKNSVFARHGYSFKKETYRNFFEHTDWYIPVSGNVDNDLSPMEKENVALLNRFIKYAEDKYDSFGR from the coding sequence ATGAAAATTTTAAATTATGCTTTGATCCCTTTACTGACAGTCTCTTTACTAAGCTGTAAAAAGGATGCGAAAAACACCAGCTCTTCTTCAGATTCTCTCACCGCAAAAAAAGACTCTGTAATCATTCCTGAAATTCATAAAGAATACTACGGAATTTATACTGGTGATTTTGCCGGAATGGAAAAAATGCTGGATGAGAGTGATGGTTCAGAATATGATGGAAGTATCTTAAAAAGAATTTCCTTAAAAATAAATAAAATAACAAAAGACAGTGTGTATGGACAAAGTATTGTAAATGGTAACCAACGTCCGTTCAGAGGTATTTTTAATGAAGCTACAAAATCTTTTGTTTTAGACGAACCTGGAAGTGATAAAACTGATGGAAGATTTGAGGTAAAATTAAATAATGACTCTCTATCTGGAAAATGGACAGCCTTTAATAAAACCGCTGTAAAAGCATCTTCTAAAACATTGAGATTAGCAAAAAAGGATTTTGTATATAACCCAAATTTCATGTTGGATGAAGATTCTGATCTTGTAGACTGGACTAATCCCAAAAGTTTTGTCGAAAAATATAAGGATGAAGAAACAGGAAAAACAGAAAGCTATACCACCTCAAAAAACAGAGTGGCTACGGAAGCTATCTTTAAAATTAATGCATCTAAGCAAAAACTAACTGAAAAAGACATTAAAAACTTAAGAAAGCTGGATATGGAAATCATTAAGAATTCAGTTTTTGCAAGACATGGATATTCTTTTAAAAAAGAAACATACAGAAACTTTTTTGAACATACGGACTGGTATATTCCTGTATCTGGCAATGTAGACAATGATCTTTCACCAATGGAAAAAGAAAACGTTGCATTATTGAATCGTTTTATCAAATATGCTGAAGACAAATATGACAGTTTTGGAAGGTAA
- a CDS encoding DUF2306 domain-containing protein: MLLVKKKYLPVLKILLILGFGYFFWLMLQITLEYIPLKADVSFLMIKQTEVEHRPEYLPFFYTHVYTSIFVLLSGFLALLRRDFGLKNFHRNAGKVYILLLLIFCAPAGIYMAIFANGGFPSKISFIILGSLWWFTTFKAYQFAKQKKFTLHKQWMWRSFALTLSAITLRMWKVIIVYLFHPNPMDVYQIIAWLGWIPNILLIEFLITKKIL, encoded by the coding sequence ATGCTTTTAGTCAAGAAAAAATATCTTCCCGTTTTAAAAATCCTTTTAATTCTAGGGTTCGGATATTTCTTTTGGCTTATGTTACAAATCACATTGGAATATATTCCTTTAAAAGCAGATGTGAGTTTTTTAATGATCAAACAAACAGAAGTAGAGCACAGACCTGAATATCTTCCATTTTTTTACACCCATGTTTACACCAGTATCTTTGTATTACTATCTGGCTTTTTAGCTCTTCTCAGAAGGGATTTCGGTTTAAAAAACTTCCATAGAAATGCTGGCAAAGTGTATATTTTACTTCTGTTAATCTTCTGTGCTCCTGCCGGGATTTATATGGCGATATTCGCCAATGGGGGTTTTCCATCTAAAATTTCTTTCATCATACTTGGCAGCTTATGGTGGTTTACTACTTTCAAAGCTTATCAATTTGCAAAACAGAAAAAATTCACTCTTCATAAACAATGGATGTGGCGAAGTTTTGCGTTAACATTATCTGCTATAACTTTACGAATGTGGAAAGTTATTATTGTATACTTATTTCACCCCAATCCGATGGATGTTTATCAAATTATTGCATGGTTGGGTTGGATTCCCAATATCTTATTAATTGAATTCTTAATCACAAAAAAAATACTATGA
- a CDS encoding BaiN/RdsA family NAD(P)/FAD-dependent oxidoreductase encodes MKKIIIIGGGAAGFFCASNLDETKYKVIILEQNSDVLQKVKISGGGRCNVSHACFDPRELVQFYPRGNKELLSVFTKFQPGDTMEWFDQRNISLKIENDNRIFPESNSSQTIINTFLNEIQKKNIEVKTKCVVKEILKEEEKYIVKTNSEDFEADYIIYTTGSSPKSLKIIENLGHKIISLVPSLFTFNIKNDLLKDLAGTSFENAEISIPKLKTEESGPLLITHWGLSGPAILKISAWEAIDLALVKYNFEIEANFISKTMDEAEALFQNFRQSNPKKTIGQSKIFDITNRFWQKVLEVSKVDLNKQVANISGKEMLIILENLCKKKLQVTGKSTFKDEFVTAGGVDLKEINFKNMSSKIIPNFYIAGEVLNIDAVTGGFNFQACWSEAWLIAQDLNIK; translated from the coding sequence ATGAAAAAAATTATCATTATTGGTGGTGGTGCAGCAGGCTTTTTTTGTGCATCAAACCTCGACGAAACAAAATATAAAGTTATTATTCTTGAACAGAATTCAGATGTCCTTCAGAAAGTAAAAATATCCGGAGGAGGTCGTTGTAATGTAAGTCATGCCTGTTTTGATCCAAGAGAACTGGTTCAGTTCTACCCTCGTGGAAATAAAGAACTCCTAAGCGTTTTTACCAAATTTCAACCGGGCGACACAATGGAATGGTTCGATCAACGAAATATTTCGTTGAAAATAGAAAATGACAACAGGATCTTTCCAGAGAGTAATTCTTCACAAACCATTATTAACACCTTCCTTAATGAAATTCAAAAAAAGAACATTGAGGTAAAAACAAAATGCGTTGTAAAGGAAATTCTAAAGGAAGAAGAAAAATATATTGTTAAAACCAATTCGGAAGACTTTGAAGCAGATTATATTATTTATACCACCGGAAGTTCTCCAAAGTCATTGAAAATTATTGAGAATTTAGGACATAAAATCATCAGTCTTGTTCCTTCGCTTTTTACATTCAATATTAAGAATGATTTACTAAAAGATCTCGCAGGAACAAGCTTTGAAAATGCAGAAATTTCTATTCCAAAATTGAAAACGGAAGAAAGCGGCCCATTATTGATCACACATTGGGGCCTTTCGGGTCCCGCAATTCTGAAAATTTCTGCTTGGGAAGCTATAGATTTAGCTTTGGTTAAATATAATTTTGAAATTGAAGCCAACTTTATTTCAAAAACAATGGATGAAGCTGAAGCATTATTTCAAAACTTCAGACAAAGTAATCCTAAAAAAACAATTGGTCAATCCAAGATCTTTGATATTACGAATAGATTCTGGCAGAAAGTTCTGGAAGTTTCCAAAGTTGACCTCAACAAACAGGTTGCTAATATTTCGGGAAAGGAAATGCTGATTATTTTAGAAAATCTTTGCAAAAAGAAATTGCAGGTAACTGGAAAATCAACCTTTAAAGATGAATTTGTAACCGCAGGAGGTGTAGATTTAAAAGAGATTAATTTTAAAAATATGTCTTCAAAAATCATCCCCAATTTTTATATTGCGGGTGAAGTTTTAAATATTGATGCGGTAACAGGTGGTTTCAATTTTCAGGCTTGTTGGAGTGAGGCTTGGCTTATCGCACAGGATTTGAATATAAAATAA
- a CDS encoding acyl-CoA thioesterase: protein MTFYHTFEVRWSDLDANKHLANSSYVQYCAQTRMAFMTKEKMGVTQLSRWGIGPVMLHERYSFFKEIYADQTVIVSLEIDGCSEDSSIYRFLHKFYTPDGVHCATSEATGVWIDMMLRKMTTPPDDIVEAMNKYKTADTQILTREDFKKFPFHAENIDPTEFNK from the coding sequence ATGACATTCTACCATACCTTCGAAGTGCGTTGGAGCGATCTTGATGCCAACAAACATTTAGCAAATTCATCTTATGTGCAGTATTGTGCACAAACCCGAATGGCTTTTATGACAAAAGAAAAAATGGGAGTTACCCAATTAAGCAGATGGGGAATCGGACCTGTTATGCTGCATGAAAGATATTCTTTCTTTAAAGAGATCTATGCCGATCAGACCGTAATTGTAAGTTTGGAAATAGATGGGTGCTCAGAAGATTCTTCTATCTACCGTTTTCTTCATAAATTCTACACGCCGGACGGGGTGCATTGTGCAACATCGGAGGCTACAGGAGTATGGATTGATATGATGTTAAGAAAAATGACCACGCCGCCGGATGACATTGTAGAAGCAATGAATAAATACAAAACTGCCGATACGCAAATTTTAACAAGAGAGGATTTTAAGAAATTCCCTTTTCATGCGGAAAATATTGACCCAACAGAGTTTAACAAATAA
- the thiL gene encoding thiamine-phosphate kinase, whose translation MFEDKSQELTPISKLGEFGLIKHLTEHFPLSNESSELGVGDDAAVINPGNKKVVLTTDVLAEGVHFNLGYVPLKHLGYKAVVVNLSDIAAMNATPTQILVSLAVSNRFPVEALEELYSGIQAACSRYKVDLIGGDTTSSNAGLVMSITAVGIEDEENLIKRSTAKANDLLVVSGDLGGAYMGLQILEREHAVFLADPNMQPEMEGFDYILERQLKPEARTDVKSILKELDIKPTSMIDISDGLASEILHLSDQSKVGFRLYEEKIPMDSLTISTADEMNLNPVMTALSGGEDYELLFTISPNDFDKIKNHPDFTIIGHAVEKEEGNFMVARGSNQLVSLTAQGWDAFLGNQKEE comes from the coding sequence ATGTTTGAAGATAAATCTCAGGAACTGACACCGATCTCTAAATTAGGAGAATTTGGACTGATTAAACACCTTACGGAACATTTTCCTCTGTCCAATGAATCTTCGGAGCTTGGAGTAGGGGATGATGCAGCAGTTATTAATCCGGGTAACAAAAAAGTAGTACTTACTACAGATGTTTTAGCTGAGGGAGTTCACTTTAATTTGGGATATGTTCCATTAAAACATTTGGGATATAAGGCAGTTGTTGTTAATCTTAGTGATATTGCTGCGATGAACGCTACACCAACTCAAATATTAGTTTCCCTGGCAGTTTCAAACCGTTTTCCGGTTGAAGCTCTGGAAGAACTTTACTCCGGAATCCAAGCAGCTTGCTCACGTTATAAAGTGGATTTAATAGGTGGAGATACCACAAGCTCAAATGCAGGATTAGTAATGAGCATTACAGCTGTTGGAATAGAAGATGAAGAAAACCTGATAAAAAGAAGTACAGCAAAAGCAAATGATCTACTTGTTGTAAGTGGAGATTTAGGAGGCGCTTATATGGGGCTTCAAATTTTGGAAAGAGAGCATGCTGTTTTCTTAGCAGATCCAAATATGCAACCTGAAATGGAAGGCTTTGACTACATTTTAGAAAGACAATTAAAGCCAGAAGCAAGAACAGATGTAAAATCGATCTTGAAAGAACTGGATATCAAACCTACTTCTATGATCGATATATCTGATGGATTGGCTTCTGAAATTTTGCACCTTTCTGATCAGTCGAAGGTTGGATTCAGATTATACGAAGAGAAGATTCCTATGGATAGCCTCACAATTTCTACAGCAGATGAAATGAATTTAAATCCTGTAATGACGGCATTAAGTGGTGGTGAAGATTATGAATTGCTGTTCACAATTTCACCTAATGATTTTGATAAAATTAAAAACCATCCCGACTTTACCATTATAGGGCATGCTGTAGAAAAAGAAGAAGGGAACTTTATGGTAGCAAGAGGATCAAATCAGTTAGTTTCTCTGACAGCACAGGGGTGGGATGCTTTTTTAGGCAACCAGAAAGAAGAATAG
- a CDS encoding DUF6268 family outer membrane beta-barrel protein: protein MKKGLLTVFYGLAHLSCWVNAQSGISGEVKTEYIPHSSYIRPEDSVKTNSKSDFKRMDVSFNIPLSMKKTDDGKVKAWSLLVNGSYAKMSHKNYESSLFPDQMLNAQIGLQHLRPLGGKWSMMITASAGVYTDLENVNFDDVLGQGGILFIKNFSPNLALGAGPVLTTAFGVPMIMPWIYFDWKTGSKIKFKINFPEGLEAGYQFTDKFALKGVVEMNGMTVERNKGGKSTLLGYQQITAGLRPELQISKNLSLRLTGGTALLRSFNENDRKIKSIFKTKKMEDPRFASTFYMAFSLRWNLP from the coding sequence ATGAAGAAAGGTCTTTTGACGGTCTTTTATGGTCTTGCTCACCTGAGTTGTTGGGTTAATGCTCAGTCTGGAATTTCCGGAGAAGTAAAAACGGAATATATTCCACACTCCAGCTATATCCGTCCGGAGGATAGCGTGAAAACAAATTCTAAAAGTGATTTTAAGAGAATGGATGTAAGTTTCAATATTCCATTATCTATGAAGAAAACAGATGATGGAAAAGTGAAAGCCTGGTCATTATTGGTGAATGGATCCTATGCTAAGATGTCCCACAAGAACTACGAAAGTAGTTTGTTTCCGGATCAGATGCTGAATGCACAAATTGGATTACAGCACTTGAGACCATTAGGAGGGAAATGGAGCATGATGATTACTGCTTCGGCAGGAGTTTATACCGATCTGGAAAATGTAAATTTTGATGATGTATTGGGTCAGGGAGGAATATTATTTATAAAGAACTTTAGTCCAAATCTAGCTCTCGGTGCAGGACCGGTATTAACTACTGCGTTCGGAGTACCTATGATTATGCCGTGGATTTATTTCGATTGGAAGACAGGAAGTAAAATCAAGTTTAAGATTAACTTCCCGGAAGGCTTGGAAGCGGGTTATCAGTTCACAGATAAATTTGCTTTAAAAGGGGTGGTAGAAATGAATGGGATGACCGTAGAAAGAAATAAAGGCGGAAAATCTACTTTATTGGGATATCAGCAGATAACCGCAGGTTTAAGACCTGAGTTACAGATCAGCAAAAACTTAAGCTTACGGCTTACCGGAGGAACAGCATTATTAAGAAGTTTCAACGAAAACGATCGTAAGATAAAAAGTATATTTAAAACTAAAAAGATGGAAGATCCGCGTTTCGCCAGTACCTTTTATATGGCATTTTCGTTACGCTGGAATCTGCCATAA
- a CDS encoding LytR/AlgR family response regulator transcription factor encodes MNNNLPKMKCLIIDDEPLARFYLKDMADQIDFLEAADTCATALEANYKVQDNQIDLIFLDINMPYLTGLEFLEQLENPPLCILTTAYSEYALEGYRLQVVDYLLKPIAFNRFYQAVNKAHQQFILSEKSKKNLQLDDPFLYVRQSDTFIKVSWVDILYIESMQNYTKLHFKDKSLVIHQTMKAIEESLSPEHFFRIHKSFLINITHIEMISGGRLYINKIELPISRTRKEELLNQVVYKKLISK; translated from the coding sequence ATGAACAATAACCTTCCTAAAATGAAATGTTTAATAATCGATGATGAACCTTTAGCAAGGTTTTACCTTAAGGATATGGCAGATCAGATTGACTTTTTAGAAGCTGCAGACACCTGTGCCACAGCATTAGAAGCAAATTATAAAGTACAGGATAATCAAATTGATCTGATCTTTCTGGATATTAATATGCCTTATTTAACCGGACTTGAGTTTTTGGAACAATTGGAAAATCCTCCCTTATGTATTCTTACAACGGCTTATTCTGAATATGCTCTAGAAGGTTACAGACTTCAGGTGGTAGATTATCTTTTGAAACCCATTGCTTTCAATCGCTTTTATCAGGCGGTAAATAAAGCCCATCAACAATTTATTCTATCTGAAAAATCAAAAAAGAACCTCCAATTGGATGATCCTTTTTTATATGTCCGTCAATCTGATACCTTCATTAAGGTCTCCTGGGTAGATATCTTATACATAGAGAGCATGCAGAACTATACTAAGCTTCATTTTAAAGATAAATCTCTTGTTATTCATCAAACAATGAAAGCCATTGAAGAATCTCTTTCTCCAGAGCATTTTTTTAGAATTCATAAATCTTTTCTGATTAATATCACCCATATTGAAATGATCTCGGGAGGCAGATTGTACATTAATAAAATTGAGCTCCCTATTTCCAGAACCCGAAAAGAAGAATTACTAAATCAGGTTGTTTATAAGAAGCTCATCAGCAAATAA
- a CDS encoding sensor histidine kinase — protein sequence MVFGIAIWIQIQADVGMYNAFLQTSIILISSYIFAHFLTNKRLPKALISKNMNQFLIEALIVILLLSFIFSLVFTYININAITPIPPGVLSHLSVLWKGFYLSIPASLLINGTACGIRFYLEHGKIERDHILLQQAHLENQLKLLQDQINPHLVFNILNHIHILMKTNTELASFLLFKFSDILRYQLYHCNKNQVILNQEIQYLQDLVEVEKLRWGNELDVKATWQLNNQKAFIAPLLLVTFIENAFKYVCRLPGHKGYIIISCKEENNTLFFYVENSYSNLSTYKKKDGAHGIGLQNVQKRLGLQYPDSHILKIESDDNVYKVSLTLKLSIDNDEQ from the coding sequence ATGGTTTTCGGCATAGCTATCTGGATACAGATCCAAGCTGATGTCGGCATGTATAATGCTTTTCTTCAGACTTCTATCATTCTGATAAGCTCTTATATTTTTGCTCATTTTTTAACGAACAAACGTCTTCCCAAAGCATTAATATCTAAGAATATGAATCAGTTTTTAATAGAGGCGCTCATTGTCATTCTATTATTGAGCTTTATATTTTCACTTGTCTTTACCTACATTAATATTAATGCCATTACTCCTATTCCACCAGGGGTTTTATCACATCTTTCCGTATTATGGAAGGGTTTTTATCTGTCGATTCCGGCATCGCTTTTAATTAATGGGACTGCTTGTGGTATCAGATTTTATCTGGAACATGGGAAAATAGAACGTGACCACATTCTGTTGCAACAGGCACATTTAGAAAACCAGCTTAAACTGTTGCAGGATCAGATTAACCCACATTTGGTATTTAATATCCTTAATCACATTCATATTTTAATGAAAACAAATACAGAGCTGGCTTCTTTTCTTCTGTTTAAGTTTTCTGATATTCTGCGTTATCAATTATATCATTGTAACAAAAATCAAGTCATACTCAATCAGGAGATTCAATACCTTCAGGATTTAGTTGAAGTAGAAAAACTACGCTGGGGAAATGAGCTGGATGTAAAAGCTACTTGGCAACTCAACAATCAGAAAGCCTTTATTGCTCCCCTTCTACTCGTTACTTTTATAGAAAATGCTTTTAAATATGTATGCCGCCTACCAGGACATAAAGGATACATTATTATTTCATGTAAAGAAGAAAATAATACCCTGTTTTTTTATGTTGAAAATTCTTATTCCAATCTCAGTACCTACAAAAAGAAAGATGGTGCACATGGAATAGGTCTTCAGAATGTACAAAAAAGATTGGGTCTTCAGTATCCGGATTCTCATATCCTAAAGATTGAATCTGATGATAATGTGTACAAAGTTTCTCTAACCTTAAAATTATCTATAGATAATGATGAACAATAA
- a CDS encoding porin family protein, with the protein MKQRFLAVSSLLLCITCSVETNAQQTPAIHIGVKAGTNFTKTSTESSDLTGKYGLGYQAGIMTRVDFNRLYLQGEAVFNKRKTSYDLKEGSSPKLKWNSIDVPIVVGYKIVNSKDFNVRAFAGGVYSYAFNENISTSKALHEGLKKFDKFNVGITGGIGVDYKNFTVDLRYETGLTSISKEFKSKPHSFSLGIGYFLF; encoded by the coding sequence ATGAAACAACGTTTTTTAGCAGTAAGCTCATTATTACTTTGCATTACTTGCTCCGTGGAAACCAACGCACAGCAAACTCCAGCTATACACATCGGAGTCAAAGCGGGAACCAACTTTACAAAAACATCCACAGAATCTTCGGACCTTACGGGAAAATATGGATTAGGATATCAGGCTGGGATTATGACAAGAGTAGATTTCAACCGTTTATATTTACAGGGGGAAGCAGTATTCAATAAGAGAAAAACATCCTATGACCTGAAAGAAGGAAGCTCACCTAAATTGAAATGGAATTCAATTGATGTTCCTATCGTAGTTGGTTATAAAATTGTAAATTCTAAAGATTTTAATGTTAGAGCATTTGCCGGTGGGGTCTACAGTTATGCATTTAATGAGAATATCTCTACATCAAAAGCTCTGCATGAAGGATTAAAAAAATTCGATAAATTCAATGTTGGAATTACAGGAGGAATTGGTGTCGATTATAAAAACTTTACAGTGGATCTGAGATATGAAACAGGGCTGACAAGCATCAGTAAGGAGTTCAAATCAAAGCCACATAGTTTCTCTCTGGGCATTGGATATTTCCTGTTCTAA